The Clostridium aceticum genomic interval GGGCTGGTGGAGAAACAACCCAATTAGCAATATATCCAGAAGATGCAACTCTTTCGGAGAAGAACTTTTTATGGCGGGTTTCATCAGCTACATTTACATCTACGCAATCAGAGTTCTCAGACTTTAGTGGTTACCAAAGGTACATTCTTCCGCTAGAAGGAAAACTAAGCTTATATCACAAAGGGTTATATAATAGGGAACTAGACAAATATGAAGTGGAGTACTTCGATGGATCTTGGAGCACATTTTCAGAAAACACCCTGGATTGCAGAGACTATAATTTTATTGTAAAAAGTGGAAATTCTTCAAAAATGCAAATCTTAAGGGCCGGAGACGAATGCTTTCTTCAAAATTCAGAAATTGTGACGCTATTTTCTATGAAGGATTTTGTTATAAATCTATGCAATCATAATGAGAAAAGAAATATCGATGGATTCTCGTTATTTGTTATAGAAACAGATAGCCAAGAAAAAATCAGCATCACATCCGCTGATTCCCCAATCATAATCACAGAGTTTGTAATAAATTAAAAAGAATATACAAAGTAAAAAAGCAGATAAGAAGAAGTAGTGAATAAACTCTTGAGAAGATAGGCAATATAGTGTATAATAAAATGGAATATGTATTGTACAATGAAGGTCTGTGGTTGAAAGTCCATGCCAGTCGCAGGCAAAGGGACCCACGTAAGATAGTAAAAAAGTTACTAGCGATCATGGTGCGGCTTAGATGTTAGACCTGCCGGTGATTTCACCGAGAGAAGTAGTAGTGAAGGTAACCCCTGGGCGAACCTTCCAGCAGGCGGGTGTGGGGGCAAAGACCAGGTCAGCTTCTTTTGTACCATATTTACCACTGAAAAAGCTTTGGCATGATGTCGAGGCTTTTTTTTATATATTCTACAATGACGACGAAAGTCGTTGTTTTTTTTATTTGAAACATTTTATTGTTTAATTTGGAGAATAAAAGAGTTATTGTTTAATTTGGAGAATAAAAGAGATTTTTTTTTAAAATAATGTAAAAAATAAAGGGTAAAATATTAAAAGATTTGTATAACTAGGCTAGAATATGTAATAGAAAATTCTGAATTTATAGTTGTTTATGACTGTACACATATATATACACATGCTGTTTCCCTTGAAAATAAAGTTATCAACAATGTTATTAACATTATCCACAAAAAACATTTATACATATCCACAGAAATAAGGATTTTGTAAAAGAAAAACGAATGTATCTGTGGATACAAAAACACTGACTATTTTGCAAAGGAAATTCATATAATAACCTTAAGCAAAGACTATTTATTTTATTATTTTACAAAAATAAAAAAACTTTGTTTGACAAGCTCTAGAGAGGGTATGTATACAAATACCTAAATCATTAACTTTGTTTTATAATTTTAAGTTGGTATTTAGCCGGCTTGAATAGAATAGAAGGGAAAGGAGCTGGAGATATGAAGGTCATTATAAGCGGAAAAAACATAGAAGTAACTGAGGCGTTGAAGGGGACAGTTGAATCCAAAATCTCTAAGCTAGACAAATATTTTAATGAGGGAGCTGAGGCACAGGCTACTTTGACAGTAGAGAAAAATAGACAAATGATAGAAGTGACAATACCTATTAATGGTTCTATTCTCAGGGCAGAGGAAGTTACCCATGATATGTACACTTCTATTGATAAGGTCGTAGATAAATTGATTCGCCAGTTAAGAAAACATAAGACAAAAATGGAGAAAAATCGTGTTAGCAATTATGAAACAATTCGATTTGAAAACATTCCAGTCTTCGAAGACGATGATAAGGACATAGAAGCAAAAATCGTAAAAACAAAACGTTTTGCACTAAAACCAATGGTTTCTGAAGAAGCGGTACTACAAATGGAGCTTATAGGGCATAATTTCTTTGTATTCGCCAACGCCGACACGGACGAGGTAAATGTCGTTTATAAAAGAAAAGATGGAAACTATGGATTGATAGAACCAGAGTTTGATTAAAATAAATCATAAATAAAAGATAGAGGGATGGATCAATAGATTTATCCCTCTATCTTTTATTTATGATAAATTTTTAAAAGCAGCAGGAAAAAGTTAGTCTGCATAGAAATATGTATGAAATAAGGAAATTTCGAAGGGTTGTGATTTGTGTGGTGTTAGAGGCTATTGTGTTAGGACTAATTATAGGGAAAATTCGAGGAGGGCAGTTTAAAAGATTAGGTACTACGACTTTAAGATTTTCATGGATTATTTTGCTGGCTTTTTCTTTGAGACTGGCAGTCTCTGTGATGATTTCTTTAGGTCAGCCTCTGGTGATACAGTATAGAATGATTTTTTACTTATTGTCCTACAGTATTTTGTTTATAGCATTGTTCTTTAATATGCATTTTAAATGTATGTGGCTGATTGCAATAGGCAGCATAACAAACTTTTTAGCAATTTTGTTAAATAAGGGGAGTATGCCCATCAACATGACAACACTAGAAAATTTTGGATTTAGCAATATGATGACTTCCATTGAGCTAGGAGCGTTACCACAATATATACCGATGGAGGAAGCGGCGCTTTACAGCATTTATCTAGGCAAAGGGCTTTCTATGCCTTCTATATACCCATTAAAACAGATTTTCAGTATAGGAGATTTACTGATGGCGGTAGGGATATTTTTCTTAGTACAGCATATGATGTCTTCCAGTTTGTATCACAAAACATCTAAAATTTTACACTTTGACCATAAAAGCAAGCTGCCTTTATAGGGAATCTTATTTTTATTGTTTTAAAAATAGATAAATGATACAATAATAGGATAGATAGGGCAAGTATAATCAAGCTGAGGCTAAAGATAACAAGCCTCTCTTAATTTTGTAAATATATAAATGAGGTGAAATGCTTGAAACAGTTATTTGAGAAGGTTTTTGGTAGTTATAGTGAAAGAGAACTTAAGAAGTTAGATAAACTTATTCAAAAAATAGAAGCTTTAGATGCAGTTTATTCAAAATTAAGTGATAGTGAATTAAGACAGAATACCTTTCAGTTTAAAGAAAGAATACTAAAGGGAGAAACCCTAGACGATCTTCTTCCAGAGGCTTTTGCTACTGTAAGAGAGGCTTCCTTCAGGGTGCTGGGGATGAAGCACTATAAGGTGCAGTTATATGGCGGTATTGTTTTACACCAAGGTCGCATTGCTGAGATGAAGACTGGGGAAGGTAAAACCTTGATGGCAACTTTACCAGTATACTTAAATGCTCTTTCAGGAAAAGGTGTACATATCGTCACTGTAAATGATTATTTAGCAAAGAGGGACTGTGAGTGGATGGGAAAGGTTTACCACTTTTTAGGACTTTCTGTAGGGGTAATTCTTCATGGTTTGACACAGCCACAAAGGAGAACTGCCTATAATAGCGATATCACCTATGGTACCAACAATGAATTTGGATTTGATTATTTAAGGGATAATATGGTGATTTACAAAGAAGAAAGGGTTCAAAGGGACTTAAACTATGGGATTGTAGACGAAGTAGACAGTATTTTAATTGACGAAGCTAGAACCCCTCTGATTATCTCAGGACAGGGAGAGAAGTCTACAAAAATGTATTTTGTTGTAGACCAATTTATAAAAACCTTAAAGAAAGAAGCTGACTTTACCATAGACGAGAAGGCAAACTCTGTTACATTGACAGAGGAGGGTGTAGAAAAGGCTGAAAGGTCCTTTGGCATAGAAAATCTATCGGATTTAGCCAATATGGAATTGTCTCACCACATTAACCAAGCACTTAAAGCCCATACTTTGATGAAAAGGGACAAAAACTACGTAGTGAAGGATGGAGAGATTGTTATCGTAGACGACTTTACAGGTCGTTTGATGTTTGGAAGACGTTATAGTGATGGGTTACATCAAGCCATAGAAG includes:
- a CDS encoding HutD family protein yields the protein MKEKIIKKEDFITTKWAGGETTQLAIYPEDATLSEKNFLWRVSSATFTSTQSEFSDFSGYQRYILPLEGKLSLYHKGLYNRELDKYEVEYFDGSWSTFSENTLDCRDYNFIVKSGNSSKMQILRAGDECFLQNSEIVTLFSMKDFVINLCNHNEKRNIDGFSLFVIETDSQEKISITSADSPIIITEFVIN
- the hpf gene encoding ribosome hibernation-promoting factor, HPF/YfiA family, translating into MKVIISGKNIEVTEALKGTVESKISKLDKYFNEGAEAQATLTVEKNRQMIEVTIPINGSILRAEEVTHDMYTSIDKVVDKLIRQLRKHKTKMEKNRVSNYETIRFENIPVFEDDDKDIEAKIVKTKRFALKPMVSEEAVLQMELIGHNFFVFANADTDEVNVVYKRKDGNYGLIEPEFD
- a CDS encoding DUF5317 domain-containing protein; this encodes MICVVLEAIVLGLIIGKIRGGQFKRLGTTTLRFSWIILLAFSLRLAVSVMISLGQPLVIQYRMIFYLLSYSILFIALFFNMHFKCMWLIAIGSITNFLAILLNKGSMPINMTTLENFGFSNMMTSIELGALPQYIPMEEAALYSIYLGKGLSMPSIYPLKQIFSIGDLLMAVGIFFLVQHMMSSSLYHKTSKILHFDHKSKLPL